Proteins encoded together in one Gallus gallus isolate bGalGal1 chromosome 18, bGalGal1.mat.broiler.GRCg7b, whole genome shotgun sequence window:
- the ARHGAP44 gene encoding rho GTPase-activating protein 44 isoform X4: MNVHYTVPWCNCSPLAQRCSISARRGSWVCRAEKTEVLSEDLLQVEKRLELVKQVSHSTHKKLTACLQGQQGVDADKRSKKLPLTTLAQCLTEGSAVLGDDSLLGKMLRLCGEAEDKLAQELIQFELQVERDVIEPLFVLAEVEIPNIQKQRKHLAKLVLDMDSSRTRWQQSAKSSGLSSNLQPSGAKADALREEMEEAANRVEICRDQLSADMYSFVAKEIDYANYFQTLIEVQAEYHRKSLALLQSVLPQIKAQQEAWMEKPSFGKPLEEHLAVSGREIAFPVEACVTMLLECGMQEEGLFRVAPSASKLKKLKAALDCCVVDVQEYSADPHAIAGALKSYLRELPEPLMTFELYEEWIQASNIPEQEKRLQALWNACEKLPKANYNNIRYLIKFLAKLTEYQDMNKMTPSNVAIVLGPNLLWPQAEGNITEMMTTVSLQIVGIIEPLIQHADWFFPGDIEFNVTGNYGSPMHVNHNANYSSMPSPDMDHADRKQHDQARRPLSVATDNMMLEFYKKDGLRKIQSMGVRVMDTSWVARRGTSGARKTPATPPATQPPAPPAEPPATPHSPIPEQVPDVSASPSSPATSFGFPPTAERASTRGVPPAWPDCCYSLPCPEEKRGPPAPGPHPCPLPWTQPALRLWPGCSQSLPPSRSFSSSPCSPRPLAPHPRPKPCSLLVPTPRSLAPWHCPLPIATPLLLPTPRPHTLPSPPGGGRMPAGANLASTLKPKELSPISTAQKGGGQQPMATPPSPAEQSPRAPRKASKKLAPIPPKAPSSGGTSEPPAGQPSPGSLSPTPPGTPAPYGLAYPQGYCLASGLLHFELPSIHMGGLEAALRRDPLDAAQRVQLKGPAEEEEDSESTAL, from the exons ATGAATGTGCATTACACCGTGCCGTGGTGTAACTGTTCCCCTCTCGCCCAGCGGTGCAGCATCAGTGCACGCAGGGGCTCCTGGGTCTGCAG GGCTGAGAAGACAGAGGTGCTGAGCGAAGATCTCCTGCAG GTGGAGAAGCGGCTGGAGCTGGTGAAGCAGGTGTCCCACAGCACCCACAAGAAGCTGACGGCATGTCTGCAGGGCCAGCAGGGCGTGGATGCCGACAAGCGCTCG AAGAAGCTGCCACTGACGACGCTGGCGCAGTGCCTGACGGAGGGCTCGGCCGTGCTGGGCGATGACTCCCTGCTGGG GAAGATGCTGCGGCTGTGCGGGGAGGCTGAGGACAAGCTGGCGCAGGAGCTCATCCAATTCGAGCTGCAGGTGGAGAGGGACGTCATCGAGCCGCTCTTCGTGCTGGCCGAG GTGGAAATCCCAAATATCcagaagcagaggaagcacTTAGCAAAGCTGGTTCTGGACATGGACTCCTCGAGGACGAG GTGGCAGCAGTCTGCAAAGTCCTCGGGGCTGTCGAGCAACCTGCAACCATCGGGAGCCAAAGCCGATGCTCtcagggaggagatggaggaggcgGCAAACAGAGTGGAGATTTGCAGG GACCAGCTCTCGGCTGACATGTACAGTTTCGTGGCCAAAGAAATAGACTATGCAAACTACTTCCAAACG CTGATCGAGGTGCAAGCTGAGTACCACAGGAAGTCACTGGCACTTTTGCAGAGTGTGCTGCCTCAGATCAAGGCCCAGCAGG AAGCGTGGATGGAGAAGCCGTCCTTTGGGAAGCCGCTGGAGGAGCACCTGGCTGTCAGCGGGCGCGAGATCGCCTTCCCGGTGGAGGCCTGTGTCACCATGCTGCTGGAGTGCGGCAtgcaggaggag GGCCTGTTCCGTGTGGCTCCCTCTGCCTCCAAGCTGAAGAAACTGAAGGCTGCTTTGGACTGCTGCGTGGTGGACGTGCAGGAGTACTCGGCCGACCCGCATGCCATTGCAG gagcactcAAGTCCTACCTGCGTGAGCTGCCAGAGCCGCTGATGACGTTCGAGCTGTACGAGGAGTGGATCCAGGCCTCCAA CATCCCAgagcaggagaagaggctgcagGCCCTGTGGAATGCCTGCGAGAAGCTGCCCAAGGCCAACTACAACAACATCAG GTACCTGATCAAATTCCTGGCCAAGCTGACCGAATACCAGGACATGAACAAAATGACGCCGAGCAACGTGGCCATCGTGCTGGGTCCCAACCTCCTGTGGCCACAGGCAGAAGG GAATATCACAGAGATGATGACGACCGTCTCCCTGCAGATTGTGGGCATCATCGAGCCGCTCATCCAGCACGCCGACTGGTTCTTCCCTGGAG ACATTGAATTCAACGTCACCGGCAATTATGGCAGCCCCATGCACGTGAACCACAACGCCAACTACAGCTCCATGCCCTCCCCAGACATGGACCATGCTGACCGCAAGCAGCACGACCAGGCGCGGCGGCCACTCAGCGTGGCCACAGATAACATGATGCTGGAGTTTTACAAGAAGGATGG CCTTAGGAAAATCCAAAG CATGGGCGTCAGGGTGATGGACACCTCGTGGGTGGCACGTAGAGGCACCTCAGGGGCACGCAAGACACCCGCCACCCCCCCGGCCACGCAGccgcccgcgccgcccgccgAGCCGCCCGCCACGCCGCACTCACCCATCCCCGAGCAGGTTCCTGATGTGTCAGCGAGCCCCTCATCTCCTGCCACCAGCTTTGGCTTCCCGCCCACAGCCGAGCGGGCAAG CACGCGTGGTGTGCCGCCCGCCTGGCCGGATTGCTGCTACAGCCTCCCCTGCCCCGAGGAAAAGCGGGGGCCCCCGGCCCCtggtccccatccctgtcccctgCCCTGGACACAGCCTGCACTGCGCCTCTGGCCGGGCTGCAGCCAGAGCCTTCCTCCCTCCcgctccttctcctcttccccctGCTCCCCCCGGCCACTCGCCCCCCACCCTCGCCCCAAGCCTTGCTCCCTGCTGGTCCCCACGCCACGCTCTCTTGCCCCATGGCACTGCCCGCTCCCCATTGCCACCCCGctgctcctccccaccccccggCCCCACACGCTGCCCTCTCCCCCTGGGGGCGGCCGCATGCCTGCGGGAGCCAACCTGGCCAG CACACTGAAGCCCAAGGAGCTGTCACCCATCTCCACAGCGCAGAAGGGCGGCGGGCAGCAGCCCATGGCCACACCACCATCCCCCGCCGAGCAGAGCCCGCGCGCCCCACGCAAAG CCTCCAAGAAGCTGGCGCCCATCCCACCCAAGGCACCCTCCTCGGGGGGCACCTCGGAGCCGCCGGCGGGCCAGCCATCCCCCGGCAGCCTGTCCCCCACCCCGCCGGGCACCCCCGCACCCTATGGACTCGCTTACCCGCAAGGCTACTGCCTGGCCTCAG GTCTGCTGCACTTCGAGCTGCCGTCCATCCACATGGGGGGCCTGGAGGCCGCGCTGCGCCGGGACCCGCTGGACGCCGCGCAGAGAGTGCAGCTGAAGGGCCccgcggaggaggaggaggactcGGAGAGCACGGCCCTATGA